From the Dehalococcoidia bacterium genome, one window contains:
- the ispD gene encoding 2-C-methyl-D-erythritol 4-phosphate cytidylyltransferase — MKTGMVGVGAIVLAAGRSRRMGGGDKLWASLAGRPLIAHTLSVFQHCPSVNRVVLVLASGREKLGHSLVKGGRYTKVASICTGGEERQDSVRAGLAALERCEWVVVHDGARPLVTRRLIEQGLAAARETGAATCAVPLNDAVKLVNDMGQVEKSLSRRRLWLIQTPQVFRYEVLLRAHREAGKLRADDDATLVEQIGVPVKVYMGSYQNLKVTTQEDLLLTQVLLRWHRA, encoded by the coding sequence ATGAAGACCGGAATGGTCGGCGTCGGGGCAATCGTGCTGGCGGCCGGACGCAGCCGGCGCATGGGCGGAGGCGACAAGCTGTGGGCATCGCTGGCGGGACGGCCGCTGATAGCCCACACTCTCTCCGTTTTCCAGCACTGCCCGTCCGTCAACCGCGTCGTCCTCGTGCTGGCGTCGGGCCGCGAGAAGCTGGGGCACTCGCTGGTGAAAGGCGGCCGTTACACCAAGGTAGCGTCCATATGCACCGGTGGCGAGGAGCGGCAGGACTCCGTCCGGGCCGGTCTCGCCGCCCTGGAGCGGTGCGAGTGGGTCGTGGTGCACGATGGGGCGCGGCCGCTCGTGACCAGACGCCTCATCGAACAGGGGCTGGCGGCGGCGCGCGAGACTGGCGCGGCCACCTGCGCCGTACCCCTGAACGACGCCGTCAAGCTCGTCAACGACATGGGCCAGGTAGAGAAGAGTCTCAGCCGGCGGCGTCTGTGGCTTATCCAGACGCCGCAGGTCTTCCGCTACGAGGTGCTGCTGCGCGCCCACCGCGAGGCCGGCAAGCTGCGCGCCGACGATGACGCGACGCTTGTGGAGCAGATCGGCGTGCCCGTCAAGGTGTACATGGGGTCATACCAGAACTTGAAAGTAACGACGCAGGAGGACCTGCTGCTCACTCAGGTCTTGCTGCGATGGCATCGGGCGTAG
- the ispF gene encoding 2-C-methyl-D-erythritol 2,4-cyclodiphosphate synthase, with translation MRAGIGYDVHPFAKGRRLVLGGVEIGGEDGLSGHSDGDALLHAICDALLGAAALGDIGRHFPPGDPAYAGADSRELLRRVGELVAGAGYRIENVDATVIAERPRLQEHMPEMRRAIAGALAVDETQVNVKATTQEGMGAIGRGEGVAALAIALIERR, from the coding sequence ATGCGCGCCGGCATAGGTTACGACGTGCATCCCTTCGCAAAGGGGCGCCGCCTAGTGCTGGGCGGAGTCGAAATCGGGGGCGAGGACGGTCTGAGCGGCCACAGCGACGGCGATGCCCTGTTGCACGCTATTTGCGATGCCCTGCTCGGCGCCGCCGCCCTCGGCGACATCGGCCGGCACTTCCCTCCCGGCGACCCCGCGTACGCGGGCGCCGACAGCAGGGAGCTGCTGCGGAGGGTGGGAGAGCTGGTCGCCGGCGCGGGATACCGTATCGAGAACGTCGATGCCACGGTCATCGCCGAGCGGCCGCGCCTGCAGGAGCACATGCCGGAGATGCGACGCGCCATCGCGGGCGCTCTCGCCGTTGACGAGACACAGGTGAACGTGAAAGCGACGACGCAGGAAGGAATGGGAGCGATCGGCCGCGGCGAAGGCGTCGCGGCGCTGGCGATCGCCCTCATCGAACGACGATGA
- the cysE gene encoding serine O-acetyltransferase: MSVIKSIMRDIRAARERDPAAVSNLEVVLAYPGFHARQLHRLAHTLYNRRIPLLPRLISHLSRFLTGIEIHPGAKIGEGLFIDHGMGIVIGETAEIGDNCHLYQGVTLGGTSTRREKRHPTLGNNTVVGAGAEIIGAVVIGENARIGAGSVVVTNVPPNATVVGVPGHVVAYHDPGDDTIVRLPDPEWDRIDELEKKIQQFEARLAALEAATERRTTEEA, translated from the coding sequence GTGTCGGTCATCAAGAGCATAATGAGGGACATTCGGGCGGCCCGCGAAAGGGACCCGGCGGCGGTGAGCAACCTGGAGGTGGTGCTGGCCTACCCCGGCTTCCATGCCCGGCAGCTTCACCGTCTGGCCCACACCCTGTACAATCGTCGCATCCCGCTGCTGCCGCGTCTTATCTCGCACTTGAGCCGCTTCCTCACCGGCATTGAAATTCATCCCGGCGCCAAGATCGGCGAGGGACTGTTCATCGACCACGGCATGGGAATCGTCATCGGCGAGACGGCGGAGATCGGCGACAACTGCCACCTGTACCAGGGCGTGACCCTTGGCGGCACGAGCACGAGGCGAGAGAAGCGCCATCCCACCCTCGGAAACAACACGGTCGTCGGAGCTGGGGCGGAGATCATCGGCGCCGTGGTCATCGGCGAGAACGCGCGGATAGGCGCGGGCTCCGTCGTCGTCACGAACGTGCCGCCGAACGCGACGGTGGTGGGCGTGCCCGGACACGTCGTCGCCTACCATGATCCCGGCGACGATACGATTGTGCGTCTCCCCGATCCGGAGTGGGACCGCATCGATGAGCTTGAGAAGAAGATTCAGCAATTCGAGGCGCGACTGGCCGCCCTCGAAGCAGCCACCGAGCGGCGAACGACAGAGGAAGCATGA
- the cysS gene encoding cysteine--tRNA ligase, protein MRLYNTLTRKQNDFQPADDTVKMYVCGPNLYAPCHVGHAMSYVIFDVLRRYLEYRGYKVRHVQNFTDIEDKIIARAESLGVTIDQLAERYTEQFFDDMDALNVQRAHVYPRATEEIPGMIEMIQGLIARGYAYEIDGDVYFRVTRDEDYGELSGRSLEDLQAGARIEVDERKEHPMDFALWKASKAGEPAWDSPWGPGRPGWHIECSVMSRKYLGETLDIHGGGQDLIFPHHENEKAQSESYAGKKPFVRFWVHNGLVRLSESEEKMTRSLGNLVPIADAVAEHGSDTLRLFILTSHYRNPLTYADEALNAARKGVERLRIAARTPSPDGAGDDIDAAPYRQRFIEAMDDDLNTAQALAALFALAREINRARDEGRPVAQAQATLLELAGVLGLRLEEEEGAIAAAPFIELLIEVRNDLREAQQWALADKIRSRLSDLGIALEDTREGTVWRRKK, encoded by the coding sequence ATGAGACTCTACAACACGCTGACGCGAAAACAGAACGATTTCCAGCCCGCCGACGACACGGTGAAGATGTACGTTTGTGGCCCCAACCTCTACGCCCCCTGTCACGTCGGGCACGCGATGAGCTACGTCATCTTCGACGTGCTCCGCCGCTACCTGGAATACCGGGGCTATAAGGTCCGTCACGTTCAGAACTTTACCGACATCGAAGACAAGATAATCGCCCGCGCTGAGTCGCTCGGCGTGACCATCGATCAGCTCGCCGAGCGCTACACGGAGCAGTTCTTCGACGACATGGACGCACTCAACGTCCAGAGGGCGCACGTCTACCCGCGGGCGACGGAAGAGATCCCGGGGATGATCGAGATGATACAGGGGCTCATCGCTAGGGGATACGCGTACGAGATCGACGGCGACGTCTACTTTCGCGTGACGCGCGATGAGGACTACGGCGAGCTTTCCGGCAGGTCGCTGGAAGACTTGCAGGCGGGCGCCCGCATCGAGGTGGACGAGCGCAAGGAGCACCCGATGGACTTCGCGCTCTGGAAGGCATCGAAGGCGGGAGAGCCGGCTTGGGACAGCCCCTGGGGGCCAGGACGCCCCGGCTGGCACATCGAGTGCTCGGTGATGTCGCGCAAGTACCTGGGGGAGACGCTGGACATACACGGCGGCGGGCAAGACCTGATCTTCCCTCATCACGAGAACGAGAAGGCGCAATCGGAGAGCTACGCGGGGAAGAAGCCCTTCGTGCGCTTCTGGGTGCACAACGGCCTCGTGCGTCTCAGCGAGAGCGAGGAGAAGATGACGCGCTCTCTGGGCAACCTCGTGCCCATCGCCGACGCCGTTGCCGAGCACGGCAGCGACACACTGCGTCTGTTTATCCTCACCTCACACTACCGTAATCCTCTCACGTACGCGGACGAGGCGCTGAATGCGGCGCGCAAAGGGGTAGAGCGGCTGCGCATCGCCGCACGGACGCCGTCGCCGGATGGCGCGGGAGACGACATTGACGCAGCGCCTTACCGGCAGCGCTTCATCGAGGCGATGGACGACGACCTCAACACCGCTCAGGCGCTGGCCGCTCTGTTCGCCCTGGCGCGTGAGATAAACCGCGCCCGCGACGAAGGGCGGCCGGTCGCGCAGGCGCAGGCGACGCTTCTCGAGCTGGCGGGAGTGCTGGGGCTGCGACTCGAGGAAGAAGAGGGCGCGATTGCGGCGGCCCCGTTCATCGAGCTGCTCATCGAAGTGCGCAACGACCTGCGGGAAGCGCAACAGTGGGCGCTGGCGGACAAGATCCGCAGCCGCCTGAGTGACCTGGGGATCGCGCTCGAGGACACGCGCGAGGGGACGGTCTGGCGGCGCAAGAAGTGA
- the tuf gene encoding elongation factor Tu, translated as MAKKKFERTKPHVNVGTIGHVDHGKTTLLSAITKALSLKGLAEYRDFWSIDNAPEERARGITIQVQHVEYETEKRHYAHIDCPGHADYIKNMITGAAQMDGAILVVAAPEGPMPQTREHVLLARQVEVPAMVVYLNKIDQMDDPELLDLVELELRELLTSYGYPGDDLPIIRGSALQAMESESKDPNAPEFQSIFQLLDAIDEHIPQPERPRDQPFLMPVEDVFGIKGRGTVVTGRIERGVVKVGEEVEIVGLGETRKTVVTGVEMFRKTLDFGEPGDNVGLLLRGIERDEVARGQVIAAPGSIKPHSHFEGRVYVLSKEEGGRHTPFFAGYRPQFYIRTTDVTGSVELPEGVEMVMPGDNVNMKVKLIEEVALEEGVRFAIREGGRTVGAGVLTKVLE; from the coding sequence ATGGCCAAGAAGAAGTTCGAGCGCACCAAGCCCCACGTAAATGTCGGCACCATCGGTCACGTCGACCATGGGAAAACGACTCTCCTTTCAGCCATCACGAAGGCTTTATCGCTGAAGGGGCTGGCGGAGTACCGTGACTTCTGGAGCATCGACAATGCCCCCGAAGAACGCGCCCGTGGCATCACTATCCAGGTGCAGCATGTGGAGTACGAGACGGAGAAACGCCACTACGCCCACATCGACTGCCCCGGCCATGCTGACTATATCAAGAACATGATCACCGGCGCTGCCCAGATGGACGGCGCGATCCTCGTCGTCGCCGCCCCCGAGGGGCCGATGCCGCAGACGCGCGAGCACGTCCTGCTGGCCCGCCAGGTGGAGGTGCCGGCGATGGTCGTCTACCTCAATAAGATCGACCAGATGGACGACCCCGAGCTCCTCGACCTCGTCGAGCTGGAGCTACGCGAGCTCCTGACAAGCTACGGCTACCCCGGAGACGACCTGCCGATCATTCGCGGCTCCGCTCTCCAGGCGATGGAGTCGGAGAGCAAGGACCCGAACGCACCGGAGTTCCAGAGCATATTCCAGTTGCTCGACGCCATAGATGAGCACATCCCGCAGCCGGAGAGGCCCCGCGATCAGCCGTTCCTCATGCCCGTCGAGGACGTCTTCGGCATCAAGGGGCGCGGCACCGTCGTTACGGGCCGGATCGAGCGCGGCGTGGTCAAGGTCGGCGAGGAGGTCGAAATCGTCGGCCTGGGGGAGACGCGCAAGACGGTAGTCACGGGCGTGGAGATGTTCCGCAAGACGCTGGACTTCGGGGAGCCGGGCGACAACGTCGGCCTGCTTCTGCGTGGCATCGAGCGCGATGAGGTGGCCAGGGGCCAGGTAATCGCCGCGCCGGGCAGCATAAAGCCGCACTCCCACTTCGAGGGCCGCGTGTACGTGCTGTCGAAGGAAGAGGGCGGACGGCACACCCCCTTCTTCGCCGGCTACCGGCCGCAGTTCTACATCCGCACCACCGACGTTACCGGCTCCGTAGAGCTGCCGGAGGGTGTCGAGATGGTCATGCCCGGCGACAACGTGAACATGAAGGTCAAGCTCATCGAGGAGGTAGCGCTGGAGGAAGGCGTGCGCTTCGCGATCCGCGAGGGCGGCCGCACTGTGGGCGCAGGCGTCCTGACGAAGGTCCTCGAATAG
- the rpmG gene encoding 50S ribosomal protein L33: MAKKEERIIINLACTECRERNYTTTKNRRNDPDRIELRKYCPRCRVHRLHREVR, from the coding sequence ATGGCAAAGAAGGAAGAGAGAATAATCATCAACCTCGCGTGCACCGAGTGCCGCGAGAGGAACTATACGACTACCAAGAACCGCAGGAACGACCCTGACCGGATCGAGCTGCGCAAGTACTGTCCGCGCTGCCGCGTACATCGCCTGCACCGCGAGGTACGCTGA
- the secE gene encoding preprotein translocase subunit SecE, whose amino-acid sequence MSRALRRHPMTTKSSKRPAPLKAPKPVRGGPPAAKKKGWRRFVPRWVEEIISELRKVTWPTRQETVNLTIVVVVVAVAIGFFLGGIDMLFNWVISNTLLR is encoded by the coding sequence ATGAGCCGCGCCTTGAGACGGCACCCGATGACGACGAAATCGTCGAAGCGGCCGGCCCCGTTGAAAGCGCCGAAGCCGGTCCGTGGGGGGCCGCCGGCAGCGAAGAAAAAGGGCTGGCGCCGCTTCGTGCCGCGATGGGTCGAGGAGATCATCAGCGAGCTGCGCAAGGTGACGTGGCCAACGCGGCAGGAGACCGTCAATCTCACGATTGTTGTCGTCGTAGTGGCCGTGGCGATCGGCTTCTTCCTCGGTGGCATCGACATGCTATTTAACTGGGTCATTTCCAACACACTATTACGTTAG
- the nusG gene encoding transcription termination/antitermination protein NusG produces the protein MSEELADVSIEDRAWYVIHTYSGYENKVKTNLEHRIESMDARDLIFHVVVPTEEEIEIRDGQRRTVEKKVFPGYVLVQMIELREDDPKSSRAWFVVRNTPGVTGFVGSGSRPTPLDVDEVKKILRQMRAEEPRVKVGFTVGQSVRIIDGPFQDFAGQVDEINLEKGRVRVLVSFFGRETPVELDFLQVERL, from the coding sequence CTGTCGGAGGAGCTGGCCGACGTTTCCATCGAAGACAGGGCCTGGTACGTCATTCACACCTACTCCGGCTACGAGAACAAGGTAAAGACCAACCTCGAACACCGCATCGAGTCGATGGACGCGCGCGACCTCATCTTCCACGTTGTGGTGCCGACGGAGGAAGAGATCGAGATCCGCGACGGACAGCGGCGGACGGTGGAGAAGAAGGTGTTTCCGGGCTACGTGCTGGTGCAGATGATCGAGCTGCGGGAGGACGACCCGAAGTCCAGCCGCGCCTGGTTCGTCGTGCGCAACACGCCGGGAGTGACCGGATTTGTCGGGTCGGGCAGCCGGCCGACGCCTCTTGACGTCGACGAGGTGAAGAAGATCCTGCGCCAGATGCGGGCTGAGGAGCCGCGCGTGAAGGTCGGCTTCACTGTCGGCCAGAGTGTGCGCATCATCGATGGGCCGTTCCAGGACTTCGCGGGCCAGGTGGACGAGATCAACCTGGAGAAGGGCAGGGTGAGAGTCCTCGTCTCGTTCTTCGGGCGGGAGACGCCGGTCGAACTCGACTTCCTGCAGGTGGAAAGGCTCTAG
- the rplK gene encoding 50S ribosomal protein L11 has product MAKKIRAVIKLQIEAGKANPAPPVGPALGQHGVNIMAFCKDYNEKTSSQAGTIVPVEITVFEDRSFTYVLKTPPVSDLLKRALGIEKGSASQKREKVGAIPRSKVQEIAQLKMRDLNAIDLDAAVKMIEGTARSMGIEIGRDEE; this is encoded by the coding sequence GTGGCGAAGAAGATAAGGGCGGTCATCAAGCTCCAGATCGAGGCGGGAAAGGCCAACCCGGCGCCCCCTGTCGGGCCGGCGCTGGGGCAGCACGGCGTCAACATCATGGCGTTCTGCAAAGACTACAACGAGAAGACGTCCTCCCAGGCGGGCACCATCGTTCCTGTCGAGATAACGGTGTTCGAGGACCGCTCCTTTACTTACGTCCTGAAGACGCCGCCCGTCTCCGACCTGCTGAAGCGGGCCCTGGGCATAGAAAAGGGCAGCGCTTCCCAGAAGCGCGAGAAGGTGGGCGCCATCCCCCGCTCGAAGGTGCAGGAGATCGCCCAGCTCAAGATGCGCGACCTTAACGCGATCGACCTCGACGCGGCGGTAAAGATGATCGAGGGGACGGCGCGTAGCATGGGGATTGAGATCGGCAGGGACGAGGAATAA